The following proteins are encoded in a genomic region of Protaetiibacter sp. SSC-01:
- a CDS encoding metallopeptidase family protein, producing the protein MSLELTAEEFEEIVIDELDALPDEMVDGLENLVFVCEDRPEDGSLDLLGIYEGVALTERDRYGFGELPDRIVLFREPLLAICEDEDELRDEIHVTLVHEIAHYYGIDDEELHRLGWA; encoded by the coding sequence ATGAGCCTGGAGCTCACGGCGGAGGAGTTCGAGGAGATCGTCATCGACGAGCTCGACGCGCTCCCCGATGAGATGGTCGACGGCCTCGAGAACCTCGTGTTCGTGTGCGAGGACCGCCCGGAGGACGGCTCGCTCGACCTCCTGGGCATCTACGAGGGTGTCGCGCTGACCGAGCGCGACCGCTACGGATTCGGCGAGCTGCCCGACCGCATCGTGCTGTTCCGCGAGCCGCTGCTCGCGATCTGCGAGGACGAGGACGAGCTGCGCGACGAGATCCACGTGACCCTCGTGCACGAGATCGCGCACTACTACGGCATCGACGACGAGGAGCTGCACCGCCTCGGCTGGGCCTGA
- a CDS encoding DUF2017 family protein, whose product MRIGRVGDEVHIEFEAEEAGLITVLAHQFADVVRDPELDDAPLLALLFPDAYRDDSEAAAEFHHYTRDELEQRKIAAAERIAGSAHEGLVVLDAEAADTWVRALTAIRMMVGSRLGIRTDDDQPGEGPLADIYAWLGELQWVLVELLEGA is encoded by the coding sequence GTGAGGATCGGGCGTGTCGGCGACGAGGTGCACATCGAGTTCGAGGCGGAGGAGGCGGGCCTCATCACGGTGCTCGCCCACCAGTTCGCCGACGTCGTGCGCGACCCCGAGCTCGACGACGCCCCCCTGCTCGCGTTGCTGTTCCCCGACGCCTACCGCGACGACTCCGAGGCGGCCGCCGAGTTCCACCACTACACGCGCGACGAGCTCGAGCAGCGCAAGATCGCGGCCGCCGAGCGCATCGCGGGCTCGGCGCACGAGGGTCTCGTCGTGCTCGACGCGGAGGCCGCCGACACCTGGGTGCGGGCCCTCACCGCCATCCGGATGATGGTGGGCAGCCGCCTCGGCATCCGCACGGATGACGACCAGCCGGGCGAGGGACCGCTCGCCGACATCTACGCCTGGCTCGGCGAGCTGCAGTGGGTGCTCGTGGAACTTCTGGAGGGTGCATGA
- the clpS gene encoding ATP-dependent Clp protease adapter ClpS has protein sequence MLDVETTSSLGVPWVLIVWNDPINLMNYVVHVFRTYFGYPREEAERLMLLVHHEGRAIVASGPREEMERHAQAMHDYGLTATIAKDVP, from the coding sequence GTGCTCGACGTGGAGACCACGTCGTCGCTCGGCGTGCCGTGGGTGCTCATCGTGTGGAACGACCCCATCAACCTCATGAACTACGTCGTGCACGTGTTCCGCACCTACTTCGGCTATCCGCGCGAGGAGGCCGAGCGGCTCATGCTGCTCGTGCACCACGAGGGCCGCGCGATCGTGGCGTCGGGTCCGCGCGAGGAGATGGAGCGCCACGCGCAGGCCATGCACGACTACGGCCTCACCGCGACGATCGCGAAGGACGTGCCGTGA
- the orn gene encoding oligoribonuclease, with protein MSQTPDRLVWIDCEMTGLDLAVDELVEVAVVVTDYDLEPVDPGFSIVIKPDQSAFDNMGDFVRDMHAASGLLEEIPNGVSLADAEYQVLEYILRFVPEHGTAPLAGNTIGTDRAFLAKYMPRVDAHLHYRSVDVSSIKELSRRWFPRVYFQAPAKNGGHRALADILESIRELEYYRRVAFVADPGPTSEQAHDAAAEVVAKWAPRIP; from the coding sequence ATGAGCCAGACACCGGATCGTCTCGTGTGGATCGACTGCGAGATGACCGGACTCGACCTCGCGGTCGACGAGCTCGTCGAGGTCGCCGTCGTCGTGACCGACTACGACCTCGAGCCCGTCGACCCCGGCTTCAGCATCGTCATCAAGCCCGACCAGTCGGCGTTCGACAACATGGGCGACTTCGTGCGCGACATGCACGCGGCATCCGGTCTCCTCGAGGAGATCCCGAACGGCGTGAGCCTCGCCGACGCCGAGTACCAGGTGCTCGAGTACATCCTGCGGTTCGTGCCCGAGCACGGCACGGCCCCGCTCGCGGGCAACACGATCGGCACCGACCGCGCATTCCTCGCGAAGTACATGCCGCGCGTCGACGCCCACTTGCACTATCGCAGCGTCGACGTGTCGAGCATCAAGGAGCTCTCGCGGCGCTGGTTCCCGCGCGTCTACTTCCAGGCGCCCGCGAAGAACGGCGGCCACCGGGCGCTCGCCGACATCCTCGAGTCGATCCGCGAGCTCGAGTACTACCGTCGCGTCGCGTTCGTCGCCGACCCCGGACCCACGAGCGAGCAGGCTCACGACGCGGCCGCGGAGGTCGTGGCGAAATGGGCTCCGCGGATACCGTAG
- a CDS encoding MFS transporter, with amino-acid sequence MSARTASARTDTGSILKQPRAVWAVAFACVVGFMGIGLVDPILPSIAEDLEATPTETELLFTSYLLVTGIMMFFTSWVSSRIGARRTLLIGLTLIVAFAAAAGLSGSVDGIIGFRAGWGLGNALFVSTALATIVGAAAGGSGPAIILYEAALGVGLAIGPLLGGLLGNISWRGPFFGTAALMAIALVAITVMLPKDADAAQRPAPAKLSAPFRALRIPALAVLALVALFYNIGFFILLAYTPFPLGFDAIGLGLTFTAWGLSLAVTSVWVAPLLTARMRRTTVLATALPLLAVDLVLAGVFVESPAALVGFVVIGGLLLGVVNTVLTEAVMEATELPRGVASSSYSGVRFLGAAAAPPLATELASIGSSGLPYYVGGLSVAIAIVLVLAFRGKLSRVDDGPEPAAVEAEAIGIGDAA; translated from the coding sequence GTGAGCGCCCGCACCGCCAGCGCCCGCACCGACACCGGCAGCATCCTGAAGCAGCCCCGCGCCGTCTGGGCGGTCGCGTTCGCGTGCGTCGTCGGCTTCATGGGCATCGGCCTCGTCGACCCGATCCTGCCCTCGATCGCCGAGGACCTCGAGGCGACGCCCACCGAGACCGAGCTGCTCTTCACGAGCTACCTGCTCGTCACGGGCATCATGATGTTTTTCACGAGCTGGGTCTCGAGCCGCATCGGGGCGCGCCGCACCCTGCTCATCGGCCTCACGCTCATCGTCGCGTTCGCGGCAGCCGCCGGCCTGAGCGGCAGCGTCGACGGCATCATCGGATTCCGCGCCGGCTGGGGCCTCGGCAACGCCCTGTTCGTCTCGACGGCGCTCGCGACGATCGTCGGCGCGGCCGCGGGCGGCAGCGGCCCCGCCATCATCCTGTACGAGGCGGCGCTCGGCGTCGGGCTCGCGATCGGCCCGCTGCTCGGCGGGCTGCTCGGCAACATCTCGTGGCGCGGCCCGTTCTTCGGCACAGCCGCCCTCATGGCGATCGCGCTCGTCGCGATCACGGTCATGCTGCCGAAGGACGCGGATGCCGCGCAGCGCCCCGCGCCCGCGAAGCTCTCGGCACCCTTCCGCGCCCTGCGCATCCCCGCTCTCGCCGTGCTCGCGCTCGTCGCGCTGTTCTACAACATCGGGTTCTTCATCCTGCTCGCCTACACGCCGTTCCCCCTCGGCTTCGACGCCATCGGGCTCGGTCTGACCTTCACCGCGTGGGGCCTCTCGCTCGCGGTCACGAGCGTGTGGGTCGCACCGCTGCTCACGGCCCGGATGCGGCGCACGACCGTGCTCGCGACCGCGCTGCCTCTGCTCGCTGTCGACCTCGTGCTCGCGGGCGTCTTCGTCGAGTCGCCCGCCGCCCTCGTCGGGTTCGTCGTCATCGGCGGGCTCCTGCTCGGCGTCGTGAACACGGTGCTCACCGAGGCGGTCATGGAGGCGACCGAGCTGCCGCGCGGCGTCGCGTCGTCGTCGTACTCGGGGGTGCGCTTCCTCGGGGCGGCCGCCGCTCCCCCGCTCGCCACGGAGCTCGCGAGCATCGGAAGCTCCGGCCTGCCGTACTACGTCGGCGGACTCTCCGTCGCGATCGCCATTGTGCTCGTGCTCGCCTTCCGCGGGAAGCTCTCGCGTGTCGACGACGGTCCCGAGCCCGCGGCCGTCGAGGCGGAGGCGATCGGCATCGGCGACGCCGCGTAG
- a CDS encoding MarR family winged helix-turn-helix transcriptional regulator, whose protein sequence is MQSAILEALLVSSHRLTRVAAQATGSTTPSAQWRTLSILETDGPMRIGELAAASRVTQPGMTRLLATMVEEELVSRIADREDSRAWLVVVTKKGAAALAAWRAQLAETMAPWFGELTAEEWATLAATAELLESRLGANSAAVAS, encoded by the coding sequence ATGCAGTCCGCGATCCTCGAAGCCCTCCTCGTCTCGTCCCACCGGCTCACGCGCGTCGCCGCCCAGGCGACCGGGAGCACGACCCCCTCCGCGCAGTGGCGCACGCTCTCGATCCTCGAGACCGACGGGCCCATGCGCATCGGCGAGCTCGCCGCCGCGAGCCGGGTCACCCAGCCCGGCATGACACGGCTGCTCGCGACCATGGTCGAGGAGGAGCTCGTGTCGCGCATCGCCGACCGCGAGGACTCGCGCGCGTGGCTCGTCGTCGTCACGAAGAAGGGCGCCGCCGCCCTCGCCGCCTGGCGCGCCCAGCTCGCCGAGACCATGGCGCCGTGGTTCGGCGAGCTCACCGCCGAGGAGTGGGCGACACTCGCCGCGACGGCCGAGCTGCTCGAGTCGCGTCTCGGCGCGAACAGCGCGGCGGTGGCCTCGTGA